GCGAGGTTGACCGTCGCCTTTCCCACGCCTTCAACGCGGTTCAAGGCCTTCTCGACTCGCCCGACGCAGGAAGCACAGGTCATCCCGATGACCGGTAACGAGACAGTGGCGTGTCTTGGTGTCGGGTTGGAAGCGATCTCGTGGACGTTCATCGTCAACTCCATTGGCGAGTGCTGTTGGATCTCTTCTGCTCTTTCCAGTCACTGGAAGGTCAACCCCCGATTTCGTCTGATATCGCCCCTTGACCTTCCACCAAGTGGAAGCCCCATCTTGTAGGAACCTAGGAAGCAGAACCCTTCAGGAGAGTGCCATGCAGTTCCAGATCGACAACATGACGTGCGGCGGCTGCGCCAGGAGCGTCACCAAGGCGATCCATTCGGTCGATCCGCAGGCGAAGGTCGACGTCGATTTGCCCCAGAAGCGGGTGACCGTGGAATCGGGCGTCGATCGATCTGCTGTTGCGTCCGTGCTCGAGGACGCCGGGTTCTCGCCTCGCCCTGCGGCATGACGCTCGGGCAATAGTCAGAAGCAGCGTCAAGAGGAACGCGCTGACTTGAAGCGGGTTGTAATTGCTGAGGCAGCGTCTTCCCTGGTGGATAACCATTGATGAAAAAATCAGCGCTGATTTGGAACATGGCAACTGCAGCGGTACTGGCGCTGGCATTCGCCTTCATCTGGCCGCCTGCCAGCTTTGGCTCCCCATTATCCTATGATCACGCGGCGCAAGCGGAAGCCCATACTCACCAGGCTCATGCCAAACCGCGCGGCCAGCACAGCTTTCTCACCGTTCAGATGGACGCCGACTGTGATGCTGCGGCAGCAGGCTGTTGCATGATGGCTCATTGCTGTCCGGGGATTTCAGTCGGAGCGCATGAAATTACGACCGTTACGACCAGCGACGAGACGACGGCTGCGACGCCGGTGCCGGGCTTGGGAAGCGATCCTGGGGTGATCCTCCCCCCTCCGCGACGTCTGTGGCTCTGATCGCTCGACAAATCATACATTCAGGAGAACTCAAGATGACTATCGCAAAGACGATCCTCGCCGCGGCTATCGCTGCAACCGCGTTCTCAGCGCCCGTCATGGCGCAGGACGCGGAATTCCAGCTCCCCGAGCAGTGCACGACAGCGGCTGCCTCGGGTGGCATGGATCACTCGGCCATGGGTCATGGCGGCATGCACGGCAATCAGGGCGGCGGCATGAACGCGGGCATGATGGAAATGATGGGTATGGGAGGCATGGACCTCGAATCCATGCCCGAGCATGTCCAGGAGAACATGCGCAAGATGATGATCACCATGCCGGCCATGCACGAAGGCATGATGATGGAGGATGCCGACGTGGCCTTCGCCTGTGGAATGATCGCCCACCATCAGGGCGCCATCGACATGGCTGAGGTTTTGCTCGAGCACGGCGACGATCCGCAGATGCGCGCGCTTGCCGAAGAGATCATCGCGGCGCAGGGCCCCGAGATCGAGCGGATGACCACCTGGCTGGCTGAGAACGCCAACTGAGACCACAGTGGCCGCGCGGTGCAGACCGCGCGGCCACTTCTGTCCGCTCACCTCGAATTCACTTGAGCTTCCAGCGACTGGAACCCCTATGTTGGCGGAAGAAGCTACGGAGATGCCGCCATGAACATCGGAGCAGCCGCCAGGCAATCGGGCCTTCCGCCCAAGACGATCCGCTACTACGAGGACATCGGTCTGCTGACCGCCGACCGGGCTGCCAACGGGTACCGCGACTATTCCAACGAGGACGTCCACCGGCTGCGCTTCGTCCAGCGGTCCCGCAGCCTCGGGTTTTCGGTCGAGGAATGTCGGCAGCTGCTCTCCCTCTATACCGACCGCGACCGCGCCAGCGCGGATGTGAAGGCGATCGCCACCGAGAAGCTTGGCGAGATCGACCGCAAGATCGCGGAACTGACCGGGTTGCGGGAGATGCTTGGGCATCTTGTCGAGAATTGTCACGGCGACGCCCGCCCGGACTGCCCGATCATCGACGGGCTGGCGGGAAAGACGCGCGACCACTAGCACTCAGGAGATCGGAACGGTGATGGACGGCGGCATGATGTGGGGAATGGGGCTGTGCGGCGCCGTGGTCGCCAGTCGCGTGGTGCTCGTCATGGCGGCACTGGTCAAATACGTCGTCTTTCGCTGATGGGAGAGTCGTGGCGCAGACGGGGGCACCAGATGCGGCTCAGACCGCTCTTGCCCGGTCGGCGTCTATTGCCTGCATTCTCCCTGATGATCGGGCTCATGCCGGTTCCGGCTGCGGCGTTCCTCCACGCGTCCGAGACGGACACCGACTCCGGCCGCGCGCTTTACGTCAAGCATTGCGCGGCCTGCCACGGCGTCGATCTCGAGGGACAGCCTGACTGGCGCAGCCCCGACGCCAACGGCTTCTATCCGGCGCCGCCACATGACAAGACGGGCCACACGTGGCATCACGATGACGCCATGCTCATCGACTACATCACGCGAGGCGGTCAGGCCGTTCTGGACGACATGGGCGTGACCTTCACGTCGGGCATGCCGGGCTTCGGCTCCGTGCTGGACCAAGGCGAGATCGAAGCCATCCTGGACTACATCAAGTCAACGTGGCCCGAACACATTCGCGACACGCAGGCGCAGCGGTCCAACGCGGCCGCTGCCGATTGACGATCTCCCGACATCCGTCAGACCTTCCGAAAGAGCCCGAAATGGAACCGCTGCACGCTGCCCCACGGCGTGCGGTGTTCGTGGCTCAGCGATCGGACGAGCTGGTATCCGCTGCCCAGCCGTTCGGAAAGCAGGGCCCCATCATAGCGAGCGACCGGCAAACCGCTGCACGAGGCCGGGCCATCTGGCGCGAATGTCCCGATGATGGCGTGACCGCTGGGGACAAGGGCCCGATCCATGACACGCAGATAAGCGTCCTGATCGGACGCCTCGGTCAGGAAGTGGAACGCGGCCCGATCATGCCAGAGGTCGAAGCGGCCGGAGGGCTGCCAGTGCAGGACGTTCGCCGCCACCCACTCAACCGGCGCATCTGGCGAAAGCCGCGCGCGCGCCATGCGCAAGGCGGTTTCGGAGAGATCGAGAACCGTTATCCGGCGGAACCCTTGCTCCAGAAGGCAGTCCACCAGCCTCGATGAGCCGGCACCGACATCTACGATGGCCGCATCCTTGCCCGCGCCGGTCTCGGCGATGAGGTCGAGCGATACCTGTGGACGGTCCTCGAACCAGCTTGTCTCAGCCTCCTCCTTGCTCTGGTAGACGCCTTCCCAGCGGTTCGGTGTTTCGGCCATCGTCAATCCCTTACAACTCGTTCGGCCTGAGCCGTAGGACGTGGGTGATCACCGAACCCTTGCCATGACGCTCAGCCCGCTTCGCAACCGTAGAAACCGCGGTAGCCCACGCTGAGGCCCTGATCAAGCTCGAACACCAGCTCCGCGTTCTGGCGCCAGTCGACCTCGTCGCCGAGCAGCCGCACGGCCACCGTGGTGCCGGGCGCCGAGAACGTCGCCGC
The nucleotide sequence above comes from Celeribacter indicus. Encoded proteins:
- a CDS encoding heavy-metal-associated domain-containing protein produces the protein MQFQIDNMTCGGCARSVTKAIHSVDPQAKVDVDLPQKRVTVESGVDRSAVASVLEDAGFSPRPAA
- a CDS encoding CopM family metallochaperone, with amino-acid sequence MTIAKTILAAAIAATAFSAPVMAQDAEFQLPEQCTTAAASGGMDHSAMGHGGMHGNQGGGMNAGMMEMMGMGGMDLESMPEHVQENMRKMMITMPAMHEGMMMEDADVAFACGMIAHHQGAIDMAEVLLEHGDDPQMRALAEEIIAAQGPEIERMTTWLAENAN
- the cueR gene encoding Cu(I)-responsive transcriptional regulator, giving the protein MNIGAAARQSGLPPKTIRYYEDIGLLTADRAANGYRDYSNEDVHRLRFVQRSRSLGFSVEECRQLLSLYTDRDRASADVKAIATEKLGEIDRKIAELTGLREMLGHLVENCHGDARPDCPIIDGLAGKTRDH
- a CDS encoding c-type cytochrome gives rise to the protein MIGLMPVPAAAFLHASETDTDSGRALYVKHCAACHGVDLEGQPDWRSPDANGFYPAPPHDKTGHTWHHDDAMLIDYITRGGQAVLDDMGVTFTSGMPGFGSVLDQGEIEAILDYIKSTWPEHIRDTQAQRSNAAAAD
- a CDS encoding class I SAM-dependent methyltransferase; the protein is MAETPNRWEGVYQSKEEAETSWFEDRPQVSLDLIAETGAGKDAAIVDVGAGSSRLVDCLLEQGFRRITVLDLSETALRMARARLSPDAPVEWVAANVLHWQPSGRFDLWHDRAAFHFLTEASDQDAYLRVMDRALVPSGHAIIGTFAPDGPASCSGLPVARYDGALLSERLGSGYQLVRSLSHEHRTPWGSVQRFHFGLFRKV